AAGCATGTTCACCGGATCGGTGCTCGTGAACTCGACAGTGCACTCGCAGGTCACCGAAAGGTTACTCTCTGAGATCGCCGTGATTGTTACATTCTTGGCGGTATACCTGGGGCCATAGGTGACCACGACCTTGCCGTCAGAGTTGGAGCGGGGCGGCGGGTCCATCAGGCTTTCCCCTAGAGAAGTGGAAATCAGGAGAGACTGGTTGACCGAAGGATTGCCGTAGGCGTCTTTCAGGGTGTAGGTGAGGGTGAATTTGCTCTCGCCGTCGGCACGCACCCAGGGGAGAGGTATGCCGTCAGGAGAGACTTCACAGGTGATCGAAGCGGGAGGAGCGTTGCTGAGACCATAGAATGTGCAATACAGGTCGGCAATCGGATCCGGCAGGTCCACGTACACGATGTTCTCCCCCGGTTTCTTCCAGAGCCTGAGGGTCAACCTTACATTCCCCTTTTCGTCCACAGGGAAGGCGGCGGAGTCACCGGAATCTTTGCCGTTGACAAGGAAGACGGCCGAGTCGTCCAGAGACCCGACATAAAAGGTGACGGTCTCGGCATCCCTGTCCTCCGCCACTTCCCGCCGGTTATCGATCCGATTTTTAAACCTGTCCTCCATCGCAAGGACAATCGACACATTCGATCCCGCCGTCGCCTCGCTCGTGTAATCCCTGAACGCAAGTTTGTATGGCCCCGCATGGTCGACCCTCCGGACGGTCGTGTCCTCCGCCACCACCGCGCCGGTGGCATTCAGCGCCTTCCCCGTGATCGTCACCGCCCCGCTCTTCGTCCCGGCACTGAACATCGCCTTCGCCGTGCCGTCGGCGCCTGTCGTTACCTGGAGGGGGGTCAGGGTGCTGTCTCCGGCACCATCATGGTGCGGGGAGAAAATGACAGGCACCCCCACGAGGGCCGCTCCCGTCGCGTTGGTCGCCGTCACCGTGACCGTCGAGGTGCCGCCGCTTCCCGCGACAAGCCATTCTGTATCGGTATTCAGAGAAATCTGTGCGTCTGCAGCGGCAGATGCCGAACAGAGGAGGAGTAACCCCACCAGCACGATGCCGCAATATGATATGCGCATACCCTCGCCACCGAAGATCCATAAAATATTCAATTATATATTAACCTACCGAAATAATGAGATAACCAATATGTCCCAGAACAATTCACAGAAGAATAAAGAGATTTAAAAACAGGAATAAAGCACGATATATGCTCATTACATGAAAAAA
The Methanoculleus sp. 7T DNA segment above includes these coding regions:
- a CDS encoding Ig-like domain-containing protein, with the translated sequence MRISYCGIVLVGLLLLCSASAAADAQISLNTDTEWLVAGSGGTSTVTVTATNATGAALVGVPVIFSPHHDGAGDSTLTPLQVTTGADGTAKAMFSAGTKSGAVTITGKALNATGAVVAEDTTVRRVDHAGPYKLAFRDYTSEATAGSNVSIVLAMEDRFKNRIDNRREVAEDRDAETVTFYVGSLDDSAVFLVNGKDSGDSAAFPVDEKGNVRLTLRLWKKPGENIVYVDLPDPIADLYCTFYGLSNAPPASITCEVSPDGIPLPWVRADGESKFTLTYTLKDAYGNPSVNQSLLISTSLGESLMDPPPRSNSDGKVVVTYGPRYTAKNVTITAISESNLSVTCECTVEFTSTDPVNML